A genome region from Streptomyces pratensis includes the following:
- a CDS encoding VanZ family protein, whose amino-acid sequence MTAEANRSARSRSVGRLLLRAAVLTGAFLALVAFSVVLAKVTLTPSPASEDIVTSNLKPGQSLRQYAEDYTFLAACKQAGGNLLLGAPFGVLLPILVPRRRRMIRMTVLTVLVMAVVELAQGALVAGRAFDIDDVILNTTGALLGYALVGRRISHRYHALSDAPAAGEAAKPAPRGSARTAPAARKAAKPGAEPGSKAKAGAGVKPDSKAKTAAVPKAGNKAERGGRPEAAARRSASAQVARGRALFDRWRSRREASGEGSPAARRRGA is encoded by the coding sequence ATGACAGCAGAGGCGAATCGTAGTGCACGAAGCAGAAGTGTGGGACGTCTACTGCTGCGCGCGGCAGTGTTGACCGGAGCGTTCCTGGCGCTGGTGGCGTTCTCCGTGGTCCTGGCGAAGGTGACGCTCACACCGTCACCGGCGTCGGAGGACATCGTGACGTCCAATCTGAAGCCAGGGCAGTCCCTGCGGCAGTACGCGGAGGACTACACCTTCCTCGCGGCCTGCAAGCAGGCCGGCGGAAATCTCCTGCTGGGCGCACCGTTCGGCGTCCTGCTGCCGATCCTGGTGCCGCGCAGGCGGCGGATGATCCGGATGACGGTGCTGACCGTGCTGGTCATGGCGGTCGTGGAGCTCGCACAGGGCGCGCTCGTGGCGGGACGGGCCTTCGACATCGACGACGTGATCCTCAATACGACCGGTGCGCTGCTGGGGTACGCGCTGGTGGGGCGGCGCATCAGCCACCGCTATCACGCCCTTTCGGACGCACCGGCCGCAGGGGAAGCGGCGAAGCCCGCCCCCCGGGGCTCGGCCAGGACCGCGCCGGCCGCCAGGAAGGCGGCGAAGCCGGGTGCGGAGCCCGGAAGTAAGGCGAAGGCCGGCGCCGGCGTGAAGCCTGACAGTAAGGCGAAGACCGCAGCCGTACCGAAGGCGGGCAACAAGGCCGAGCGCGGTGGCAGGCCCGAGGCCGCCGCACGGCGGAGCGCGTCCGCGCAGGTTGCACGCGGACGCGCTCTGTTCGACAGGTGGCGCAGTCGTCGGGAGGCTTCGGGCGAGGGGTCGCCCGCAGCCCGTCGACGCGGAGCCTAG
- the rpmG gene encoding 50S ribosomal protein L33, with the protein MARSETRPVVLLRSTAGTGHTYVTRKNRRNDPDRMELRKFDPAAGRHVIFREAR; encoded by the coding sequence ATGGCGCGCAGTGAGACCAGGCCCGTCGTCCTGCTCCGGTCCACGGCCGGAACCGGCCACACCTATGTGACGCGGAAGAACCGGCGAAACGATCCCGACCGGATGGAGCTCCGGAAGTTCGATCCGGCCGCCGGTCGCCACGTCATCTTCCGTGAGGCCCGCTGA
- a CDS encoding PP2C family protein-serine/threonine phosphatase produces the protein MPSHLFADRPAPQPPERDAVDALINRTRLLRGDVDAVRRDTSVIDDDPQLRWQRALCELAVHQLDDLGEHLGQLRDGIHRPTAAEPAGAACAETPAEAPTGSLLSRVGSAEWNLLTDEVSWSDELFQIFGKAPGTGALSLDELPSALLAEDQPLLTSMVTDCLVDGRPIDGEFRILLPDGGMRTLHMMGEPVLDSDGCTASMWAVLRDVSRLRRSQHIVVRTQDTLRRREQMARAEHRMAVELQEAVLPPWRGSLPIPGRGTSGLDIAAHYLPSGSSDLIGGDWYDALPLPDGKTLLTVGDLTGHGIPATSAMAMLLGALRGMAVAGIGPGAVMGHLNQLIECSAQPALGSAVCCRFDPATGTLAWAQAGHPAPLLFRNGEGRPLPSPDGVLLGAASGVTYEQDHVALLPGDVLVLHTGGLTRQSDPSVGPDTLLGLAPRIAQARTAQDCVRAVVEELGSAERLDDACVLVARVEA, from the coding sequence ATGCCGTCCCATCTGTTTGCGGACCGCCCCGCACCGCAGCCGCCCGAGCGGGATGCCGTCGACGCCCTGATCAACCGGACTCGGCTGCTGCGCGGCGACGTGGACGCCGTACGGCGTGACACCTCGGTGATCGACGACGATCCTCAGCTGCGCTGGCAGCGAGCGCTCTGTGAACTCGCCGTCCATCAGCTCGACGACCTCGGCGAGCACCTGGGCCAGCTGCGGGACGGCATACACCGGCCCACAGCCGCCGAACCCGCAGGAGCAGCGTGCGCGGAGACGCCTGCCGAGGCACCGACGGGCTCACTCCTCAGCAGGGTGGGCAGCGCCGAGTGGAATCTACTGACGGACGAGGTCAGCTGGTCCGACGAGCTCTTCCAGATCTTCGGCAAGGCCCCGGGAACGGGAGCGCTGTCCCTGGACGAGCTGCCGTCCGCTCTCCTCGCGGAGGACCAGCCACTCCTGACGTCCATGGTGACCGACTGCCTCGTGGACGGCAGGCCGATAGACGGCGAATTCAGAATCCTGCTGCCCGACGGCGGAATGCGGACGCTGCACATGATGGGCGAGCCCGTTCTCGACTCGGACGGCTGCACCGCTTCCATGTGGGCGGTCCTGCGCGACGTCAGCAGGCTGAGGCGCAGCCAGCACATCGTGGTGAGGACACAGGACACCCTGCGACGCCGGGAACAGATGGCCCGCGCCGAGCACCGGATGGCGGTGGAACTCCAAGAGGCTGTTCTTCCGCCATGGCGTGGCTCGCTGCCGATACCCGGACGGGGCACGAGCGGACTGGACATCGCCGCCCACTACCTGCCGTCCGGGTCGAGCGATCTGATCGGCGGCGACTGGTACGACGCACTGCCGCTCCCGGACGGGAAAACCCTGCTCACCGTCGGTGATCTCACCGGCCACGGCATCCCCGCCACCTCGGCCATGGCGATGCTGCTCGGCGCACTCCGGGGCATGGCCGTGGCCGGTATCGGCCCGGGAGCGGTCATGGGCCATCTGAACCAGCTGATCGAGTGCTCGGCACAGCCGGCCCTGGGCAGCGCCGTGTGCTGCCGCTTCGATCCGGCGACCGGCACACTGGCCTGGGCACAGGCAGGGCACCCCGCGCCGCTGCTGTTCCGCAACGGAGAGGGGCGACCTCTGCCCTCGCCGGACGGGGTGCTGCTGGGGGCGGCATCCGGAGTCACCTACGAGCAGGACCATGTGGCCCTGCTCCCGGGCGACGTGCTCGTCCTGCACACCGGCGGACTGACTCGGCAGAGCGACCCGAGCGTGGGCCCGGACACGCTTCTGGGGCTGGCGCCCCGGATCGCACAGGCGCGAACGGCACAGGACTGCGTACGGGCGGTGGTCGAGGAGCTCGGATCGGCCGAACGGCTCGACGACGCCTGCGTGCTGGTCGCCCGCGTCGAGGCCTGA
- a CDS encoding glycoside hydrolase family 6 protein, with the protein MSRTSRTTLRRSRTALIAAGALVAAAAGSAAAVAPFGTSAAAAAGCSVDYKIQNQWNGGLTASVTVKNLGDAVSGWQLQWSFSGSEKVSQGWNATVSQSGAAVTAKDAGYNAALATGSSATFGFNATGNGNSTVPATFKLNGVTCDGGTTGPTDPPDPTDPPTDPPAGEQADNPYQGAKVYVNPEWSANAAAEAGGSRIANQPTGVWLDRIAAIEGANGGMGLRDHLDEALTQKGSGELVVQLVIYNLPGRDCAALASNGELGPTEIGRYKTEYIDPIAAILADAKYAGLRIVTTVEIDSLPNLVTNAGGRPTATPACDVMKANGNYVKGVGYALNKLGDAPNVYNYIDAGHHGWIGWDDNFGASADIFHQAATAEGATVDDVQGFITNTANYSALKETNFKIEDSVNGTSVRQSKWVDWNRYTDELSFAQAFRTELVSVGFKSDIGMLIDTSRNGWGGTQRPTGPGATTSVDTYVDGGRNDRRIHLGNWCNQAGAGLGERPKAAPEAGIDAYVWMKPPGESDGSSKAIPNDEGKGFDRMCDPTYTGNARNNNNMSGALGDAPVSGKWFSAQFQELMKNAYPAL; encoded by the coding sequence ATGAGCCGCACGAGCCGCACCACCCTGCGCCGATCCCGAACGGCGCTCATAGCCGCGGGAGCACTCGTCGCCGCAGCCGCAGGCTCCGCCGCCGCGGTGGCACCCTTCGGAACCTCCGCCGCAGCGGCCGCAGGCTGCTCGGTCGATTACAAGATCCAGAATCAGTGGAACGGGGGCCTCACGGCCTCGGTGACCGTCAAGAACCTCGGCGACGCCGTATCCGGCTGGCAGCTGCAGTGGTCGTTCTCCGGAAGCGAGAAGGTCAGCCAGGGCTGGAACGCCACCGTCTCTCAGAGCGGCGCGGCCGTCACCGCGAAGGACGCCGGCTACAACGCCGCTCTGGCCACCGGGTCCTCCGCCACCTTCGGCTTCAACGCGACCGGGAACGGCAACAGCACCGTGCCCGCGACCTTCAAGCTGAACGGCGTCACCTGCGACGGAGGCACCACGGGACCGACCGATCCCCCGGACCCGACGGACCCGCCCACCGACCCGCCCGCGGGTGAGCAGGCGGACAACCCTTACCAGGGTGCCAAGGTCTACGTGAACCCCGAATGGTCGGCCAACGCCGCCGCCGAGGCGGGCGGCAGCCGGATCGCGAACCAGCCGACGGGTGTGTGGCTCGACCGCATCGCCGCCATCGAGGGCGCCAACGGCGGAATGGGTCTGCGTGACCATCTGGACGAGGCCCTGACCCAGAAGGGCTCCGGCGAACTCGTCGTCCAGCTCGTCATCTACAACCTGCCCGGGCGTGACTGTGCGGCACTCGCCTCCAACGGCGAGCTCGGCCCCACCGAGATCGGCCGCTACAAGACCGAGTACATCGACCCGATCGCGGCCATCCTCGCCGATGCGAAGTACGCGGGTCTGCGCATCGTCACCACCGTCGAGATCGACTCCCTGCCGAACCTCGTGACCAACGCGGGCGGCCGTCCCACCGCCACTCCGGCCTGTGACGTCATGAAGGCCAACGGCAACTACGTCAAGGGCGTCGGCTACGCGCTGAACAAGCTCGGCGACGCGCCGAACGTCTACAACTACATCGACGCGGGCCACCACGGCTGGATCGGCTGGGACGACAACTTCGGCGCCTCCGCCGACATCTTCCACCAGGCCGCGACCGCCGAGGGCGCGACCGTCGACGACGTCCAGGGCTTCATCACGAACACGGCCAACTACAGCGCACTGAAGGAGACGAACTTCAAGATCGAGGACTCCGTCAACGGGACCTCGGTGCGCCAGTCGAAGTGGGTCGACTGGAACCGCTACACGGACGAGCTGTCGTTCGCGCAGGCCTTCCGGACCGAGCTGGTCTCGGTCGGCTTCAAGTCCGACATCGGCATGCTCATCGACACCTCACGTAACGGGTGGGGCGGCACGCAGCGGCCGACCGGCCCCGGTGCCACCACCAGCGTCGACACCTACGTGGACGGCGGCCGTAACGACCGGCGCATCCACCTCGGCAACTGGTGCAACCAGGCCGGAGCCGGCCTCGGGGAACGACCGAAGGCGGCCCCGGAAGCCGGCATCGACGCGTACGTCTGGATGAAGCCCCCGGGGGAGTCGGACGGATCCAGCAAGGCGATCCCGAACGACGAGGGCAAGGGATTCGACCGGATGTGCGACCCGACGTACACCGGTAACGCCCGCAACAACAACAACATGTCCGGGGCTCTGGGCGATGCTCCGGTCTCCGGCAAGTGGTTCTCCGCCCAGTTCCAGGAGCTCATGAAGAACGCCTACCCGGCGCTCTAG
- a CDS encoding tetratricopeptide repeat protein: MSAQKKDELLAEAVQLREQGHPEQARERLLSLTAAHPDAADVAYQTAWVHDVLGLEAEAVPYYERSLQGDGLTDEDRQGALLGLGSTYRVLGRFGQAVETLRRGVSEFPDDGAMRTFLSMALFNTGEHHEAMQLLLRLVATTSDSPHVQRYRPAIEHYAADLTQTM; the protein is encoded by the coding sequence ATGAGCGCACAGAAGAAGGACGAACTGCTGGCCGAGGCCGTGCAACTGCGCGAACAGGGTCATCCCGAACAGGCCAGGGAACGCCTCCTCTCCCTCACCGCCGCACACCCCGATGCGGCGGACGTCGCCTATCAGACCGCCTGGGTCCACGACGTACTCGGCCTGGAGGCCGAGGCCGTGCCGTACTACGAGCGGAGTCTGCAGGGCGATGGCCTCACCGACGAGGACCGCCAGGGGGCATTGCTGGGGCTGGGCAGTACCTACCGCGTGCTGGGCAGATTCGGGCAGGCCGTCGAAACGCTGCGCCGCGGCGTGTCGGAATTCCCGGACGACGGGGCCATGCGGACCTTCCTTTCCATGGCCTTGTTCAACACGGGCGAGCATCACGAGGCCATGCAGCTTCTGCTGCGCCTGGTGGCGACGACGAGCGACAGTCCACACGTACAGCGGTACCGGCCCGCCATCGAGCATTACGCGGCTGACCTCACGCAGACCATGTGA
- a CDS encoding glycoside hydrolase family 48 protein, producing MTAAAGGPAQAAAVQCSVDYKANDWGSGFSTELTVTNRSTAAIDGWTLTYAYTGNQQLTNGWNGTWSQSGKNVTVKNAAWNGSVAAGAAVTTGAQFSYSGTNAAPTAFAVNGTACVGAHQPPIVVLTSPAAGAVFSAGDPVPLAATAAAADGAGISKVEFYDNTKLLGTDTTSPYTYSAAGLSAGGHSVYARAYDSLGASAESTPAGITVVAGPAVVAAPAQLGVQQGKSGTFNVSLSTAPSSSVTVTVARSAGNAGLSVTGGASLTFTPSNWSTPQKVTISADGSGTGAATFTVTAPGHSKSDVTVTQLAAAKDYDARFLDLYGKITDPANGYFSSEGIPYHSVETLIVEAPDHGHETTSEAYSYLIWLQAMYGKITGDWTKFNGAWDTMEKYMIPTHADQPTNSFYNASKPATYAPEHDTPNEYPAVLNGSAASGSDPIASELKSAYGTDDIYGMHWIQDVDNVYGYGNSPGKCSAGPADTGPSYINTFQRGSQESVWETVTHPTCDNFTYGGDNGYLDLFTGDASYAKQWKFTNAPDADARAVQAAYWADVWADEQGKSSEVSATVAKAAKMGDYLRYSMFDKYFKKVGNCVGPTTCPAGSGKDSAHYLMSWYYAWGGATDTSAGWSWRIGSSHAHGGYQNPMAAYALSSVADLKPKSATGQQDWAKSLDRQMEFYQWLQSDEGAIAGGATNSWKGSYAQPPAGTPTFYGMYYDEKPVYHDPPSNQWFGFQAWSMERVAEYYHESGDAQAKAVLDKWVDWALSETTINPDGTYLMPSTLKWSGAPDTWNASNPGANSSLHVTVADYTNDVGVAGAYARTLTYYAAKSGDAEAKATAKGLLDGMWSHYQDDAGIAVPETRADYNRFDDPVYVPNGWTGAMPNGDTVDNDSTFLSIRSFYEDDPNWPKVQAYLDGGAAPVFTYHRFWAQTDVALALGAYADLLE from the coding sequence ATGACCGCCGCAGCCGGAGGGCCGGCCCAGGCCGCGGCCGTCCAGTGCAGCGTCGACTACAAGGCGAATGACTGGGGTTCGGGCTTCAGCACCGAACTGACCGTCACCAACAGGAGTACCGCCGCGATCGACGGCTGGACCCTCACCTACGCGTACACCGGCAACCAGCAGCTCACCAACGGCTGGAACGGGACGTGGTCCCAGTCGGGCAAGAACGTCACCGTCAAGAACGCCGCCTGGAACGGCTCCGTCGCCGCCGGAGCCGCCGTCACGACGGGCGCGCAGTTCTCCTACAGCGGCACCAATGCCGCACCCACCGCCTTCGCCGTCAACGGTACGGCGTGCGTGGGTGCCCACCAGCCGCCGATCGTCGTCCTCACCAGTCCGGCGGCGGGCGCCGTCTTCTCCGCCGGAGACCCCGTCCCCCTGGCCGCCACCGCCGCAGCCGCCGACGGGGCGGGCATCAGCAAGGTCGAGTTCTACGACAACACGAAGCTGCTCGGCACCGACACCACGTCGCCGTACACCTACAGCGCCGCAGGGCTCTCCGCGGGCGGCCACTCGGTGTACGCCAGGGCGTACGACAGTCTCGGCGCCTCGGCGGAGTCGACCCCGGCGGGCATCACCGTCGTCGCGGGCCCTGCCGTCGTCGCCGCACCCGCCCAACTGGGCGTTCAGCAGGGCAAGTCGGGGACGTTCAACGTATCACTGTCCACCGCGCCCTCCTCGTCCGTCACCGTCACGGTCGCGCGGAGCGCGGGCAACGCGGGCCTCAGCGTCACCGGTGGCGCGAGCCTCACGTTCACCCCGTCCAACTGGTCCACGCCCCAGAAGGTGACCATCTCGGCCGACGGGTCCGGCACGGGAGCCGCGACCTTCACCGTGACGGCCCCCGGGCACAGCAAGTCCGACGTCACGGTCACCCAGCTCGCCGCGGCGAAGGACTACGACGCCCGCTTCCTCGACCTGTACGGGAAGATCACCGACCCGGCGAACGGCTACTTCTCCTCGGAGGGCATCCCCTACCACTCCGTCGAGACCCTGATCGTCGAGGCGCCGGACCACGGGCACGAGACGACGTCGGAGGCGTACAGCTATCTGATCTGGCTCCAGGCGATGTACGGGAAGATCACCGGGGACTGGACCAAGTTCAACGGTGCGTGGGACACCATGGAGAAGTACATGATCCCCACCCACGCCGACCAGCCCACGAACTCCTTCTACAACGCGTCGAAGCCCGCCACCTACGCCCCTGAGCACGACACCCCGAACGAGTACCCGGCCGTGCTCAACGGATCGGCGGCCTCCGGATCGGATCCGATCGCCTCCGAGCTGAAGAGCGCGTACGGCACCGACGACATCTACGGGATGCACTGGATCCAGGACGTCGACAACGTCTACGGATACGGCAACTCTCCCGGCAAGTGCTCGGCCGGACCGGCCGATACCGGTCCTTCGTACATCAACACCTTCCAGCGCGGCTCGCAGGAGTCGGTCTGGGAGACCGTCACCCACCCCACCTGCGACAACTTCACCTACGGCGGTGACAACGGCTACCTGGACCTGTTCACCGGGGACGCCTCGTACGCCAAGCAGTGGAAGTTCACCAACGCTCCGGACGCGGACGCCCGTGCCGTACAGGCCGCCTACTGGGCCGACGTCTGGGCCGATGAGCAGGGCAAGTCGAGCGAGGTCTCGGCGACGGTCGCCAAGGCGGCGAAGATGGGCGACTACCTCCGCTACTCCATGTTCGACAAGTACTTCAAGAAGGTCGGCAACTGCGTCGGTCCGACCACCTGCCCCGCCGGCAGCGGCAAGGACAGCGCGCACTACCTGATGTCCTGGTACTACGCCTGGGGCGGTGCCACCGACACCTCGGCCGGCTGGTCCTGGCGCATCGGTTCCAGCCATGCCCACGGTGGCTACCAGAACCCGATGGCGGCCTACGCCCTGAGCTCCGTCGCCGACCTCAAGCCCAAGTCGGCCACGGGGCAGCAGGACTGGGCCAAGAGCCTGGACCGGCAGATGGAGTTCTACCAGTGGCTCCAGTCCGACGAGGGCGCCATAGCGGGCGGTGCGACCAACAGCTGGAAGGGCAGTTATGCCCAGCCTCCGGCCGGTACGCCGACCTTCTACGGCATGTACTACGACGAGAAGCCCGTTTACCACGACCCGCCGTCCAACCAGTGGTTCGGCTTCCAGGCGTGGTCCATGGAGCGCGTCGCCGAGTACTACCACGAGTCGGGCGACGCCCAGGCCAAGGCCGTACTCGACAAGTGGGTCGACTGGGCCCTGTCCGAGACGACCATCAACCCGGACGGTACGTACCTCATGCCGTCCACCCTCAAGTGGTCGGGCGCGCCTGACACCTGGAACGCGTCGAATCCCGGTGCGAACTCCAGCCTCCACGTCACCGTCGCCGACTACACCAACGACGTCGGTGTGGCGGGTGCCTACGCCAGGACGCTGACCTACTACGCCGCGAAGTCCGGTGACGCCGAGGCGAAGGCCACGGCCAAGGGGCTGCTCGACGGCATGTGGAGCCACTACCAGGACGACGCAGGGATCGCGGTTCCCGAGACCCGCGCCGACTACAACCGGTTCGACGACCCGGTGTACGTTCCGAACGGCTGGACGGGCGCGATGCCCAACGGCGACACCGTCGACAACGACTCGACGTTCCTCTCCATCCGGTCGTTCTACGAGGACGACCCGAACTGGCCGAAGGTGCAGGCCTATCTGGACGGCGGAGCCGCTCCGGTCTTCACCTACCACCGGTTCTGGGCACAGACCGATGTGGCACTGGCGCTGGGGGCGTATGCCGATCTGCTGGAGTGA